One segment of Nostoc piscinale CENA21 DNA contains the following:
- the cysT gene encoding sulfate ABC transporter permease subunit CysT has product MAVSSPSSPQDLVAETSVWKKFLHQLIHLPWTWRITLAYLTVMLFVPIAAMFLKASTEPPARFWEIATSDVALATYNVTFVTSIGAALLNGIFGTLIAWVLVRYDFPLKRLVDATVDLPFALPTSVAGLTLATVYSDNGWIGSLLSPLGIKVSFTRLGVGVAMIFISLPFVVRTVQPVLQEMEHDIEEAAWCLGASQWQTFWKVILPPLFPTILTGIALGFSRAVGEYGSTVIISSNTPFQDLIAPVLIFQRLEQYDYSGATVIGVVLLTISLILLLAINFLQAWARRYDSK; this is encoded by the coding sequence ATGGCTGTATCTTCCCCATCCTCACCTCAAGACCTTGTTGCTGAAACTTCTGTTTGGAAGAAATTTCTGCATCAATTGATTCATTTGCCTTGGACATGGCGCATTACCTTGGCATACCTAACAGTGATGTTGTTTGTGCCCATAGCAGCTATGTTCTTAAAAGCCAGTACAGAACCACCTGCTAGATTTTGGGAAATTGCTACCAGTGATGTTGCCTTAGCAACTTACAACGTAACTTTTGTGACATCTATAGGGGCGGCATTACTCAATGGTATATTTGGGACTTTAATCGCCTGGGTTTTGGTGCGTTACGACTTTCCTTTAAAAAGGCTAGTTGATGCCACAGTAGATTTACCCTTTGCCCTGCCAACTTCTGTAGCGGGTTTAACATTGGCAACAGTTTACAGCGATAATGGCTGGATTGGTTCATTGTTAAGCCCATTGGGAATTAAAGTATCTTTCACTCGTTTGGGTGTAGGCGTAGCCATGATATTTATTTCCCTACCTTTTGTGGTGAGGACTGTCCAACCTGTATTGCAAGAAATGGAACATGACATTGAGGAAGCGGCTTGGTGTTTAGGTGCTTCGCAATGGCAAACCTTTTGGAAAGTCATTTTACCGCCTTTATTTCCGACAATTTTGACGGGTATTGCTTTGGGTTTTTCCCGTGCAGTTGGTGAATATGGCTCAACAGTAATTATTTCTTCTAATACACCCTTTCAAGATTTAATTGCGCCGGTGCTGATTTTCCAGAGATTAGAGCAGTATGACTATTCTGGCGCTACTGTGATTGGTGTGGTGTTACTGACAATTTCTTTAATACTGCTGTTGGCAATTAATTTCTTACAAGCGTGGGCTAGAAGATATGACAGTAAATGA
- the cysW gene encoding sulfate ABC transporter permease subunit CysW, giving the protein MSQDFTHLSLISAQAGLNRKKSWVPTILIAIAIAYLALIQYIPAINVFVQAFKKGVGPFFANLTHPAFLHAAWLTLILALIAVPINTVFGLCAAWAIARHKFPGRAIVLSIIDLPFSISPVVAGLMIVLLYGRNGWFGPFLQAHDIKIIFAFPGMVLATAFVSMPFVAREVIPVLEEFGSDQEEAAKTLGAKDWQIFWRVTLPSIRWGLLYGLILTNARAMGEFGAVSVVSGNIADKTQSLPLFVEDAYKQYETEAAFSAAVLLALLAVVTLVLKEILERKTRIKDVE; this is encoded by the coding sequence ATGAGCCAAGATTTCACTCATCTGAGTCTAATATCAGCACAGGCAGGACTCAACAGAAAAAAAAGTTGGGTGCCGACAATTTTAATTGCGATCGCAATTGCTTATTTAGCATTAATTCAATACATTCCAGCCATTAACGTTTTTGTCCAAGCCTTTAAAAAAGGAGTCGGCCCGTTTTTTGCCAACTTGACACACCCAGCGTTTCTCCATGCAGCTTGGCTAACGTTAATATTGGCTTTAATTGCGGTGCCAATAAATACCGTATTTGGCTTGTGTGCAGCTTGGGCGATCGCGCGGCATAAATTCCCTGGTCGTGCCATAGTTTTAAGTATTATCGACCTACCCTTTTCCATCTCTCCCGTAGTTGCTGGGTTGATGATTGTCTTACTCTATGGTCGCAATGGCTGGTTTGGCCCTTTTCTGCAAGCCCACGATATTAAAATTATCTTTGCCTTTCCGGGGATGGTATTGGCGACAGCCTTTGTCAGTATGCCCTTTGTCGCACGAGAAGTCATTCCTGTATTAGAGGAATTTGGTAGCGACCAAGAAGAAGCAGCTAAAACCTTGGGTGCAAAAGATTGGCAAATATTTTGGCGCGTCACCTTACCCAGCATTCGTTGGGGATTACTTTACGGCTTAATTTTGACCAACGCCAGAGCAATGGGCGAATTTGGTGCTGTTTCAGTAGTTTCCGGTAACATTGCTGACAAAACCCAAAGTTTACCTCTGTTTGTGGAAGATGCTTACAAACAATATGAAACCGAAGCCGCCTTTTCTGCTGCTGTATTATTAGCACTGTTAGCAGTTGTCACATTAGTACTGAAGGAAATTTTAGAACGGAAAACGCGCATCAAAGATGTTGAATGA
- a CDS encoding PqqD family protein, whose amino-acid sequence MIPVARTENLLIQEVGEELIVYDEKRDTAHCLSAIAVRVWYLCNGQNTVETIARLLQEEFEFPPNQTVDWHGLVQLTLAELEQFHLLDAAVTKPLNSPQTSRRQVLKKVSLVGGFAIGSLFPAIKSIIVPTPAMAAPRGSSSSTTTTTTTTSTTTTTTAAPTTTAPTTTARNKQ is encoded by the coding sequence ATGATTCCAGTGGCTCGCACCGAAAATTTATTGATTCAAGAAGTCGGAGAAGAGCTAATTGTTTATGATGAAAAGCGAGATACAGCCCATTGTCTCAGTGCGATCGCAGTGCGCGTCTGGTACCTTTGTAATGGTCAAAACACCGTCGAAACCATTGCACGTTTGCTACAAGAAGAGTTCGAGTTTCCACCAAATCAAACTGTTGATTGGCATGGTTTAGTTCAATTGACATTAGCTGAGTTAGAACAGTTTCACCTGTTAGATGCAGCCGTTACTAAACCCCTGAATAGTCCCCAAACTTCCCGCCGCCAAGTCCTCAAAAAAGTCAGCTTAGTAGGTGGCTTTGCCATTGGCTCTTTGTTCCCAGCCATTAAATCGATTATTGTTCCTACTCCAGCAATGGCGGCTCCCCGTGGCTCTAGTAGCTCCACGACAACCACAACCACTACCACAAGCACTACCACTACCACGACAGCCGCCCCAACTACAACCGCTCCAACTACAACCGCGCGAAATAAACAATAA
- a CDS encoding nucleotidyltransferase family protein, translating to METDEFLPQQANKSYRNIVLSQFENLPEVQLILYCAHTQRSPALNISIQELCKTEINWTLLQYLSSRNGIDGLLWESLQTVDAVNVPKSLLNQLQQNYQGYILKGMIYSHELIRLLQDFHTHQIPVLPYKGPTLAVGLYGSYALRYFSDLDILIHPDYLVAAKALLIQHGYETLAVDNIQEKMNIWSDSERDFLLPNKDIAIDLHWRLTPRFFALEIPFEQLWERRQLVNLLDTNVATLSPEDLLLVLCVHGAKECWSQLKWICDIAELLQTYKHLNWQAVEERSQILHCHRMLLLGLKLAQDLLQAPIPQSLQTAIIQDTCLPGLCQQVINRLFSHPLPLATTWQTTMFRLRVRDRSWDWVQYFVWRLLIPNVRDRRLFNLPDSLSFLYYLIRPIRLSVKQLIKAIIKKI from the coding sequence ATGGAAACAGATGAATTTTTACCTCAGCAAGCAAATAAAAGCTATAGAAATATTGTACTATCTCAGTTTGAGAATTTACCAGAAGTGCAGTTAATTTTGTATTGCGCTCATACTCAGCGATCGCCAGCTTTAAACATATCGATTCAGGAACTCTGTAAGACAGAGATTAATTGGACTTTGTTACAGTATTTATCAAGTCGTAATGGAATTGATGGCTTGCTGTGGGAGAGTTTGCAAACTGTTGATGCGGTGAATGTACCCAAGAGTTTGTTGAATCAACTCCAGCAAAATTATCAAGGTTATATACTCAAGGGGATGATTTATAGTCATGAATTAATCAGACTATTGCAAGATTTCCACACACATCAAATTCCGGTTCTGCCCTACAAAGGCCCGACTTTAGCAGTGGGACTTTATGGTAGTTATGCACTCCGCTATTTCAGTGACTTGGATATTTTAATCCATCCAGATTATTTAGTAGCTGCAAAAGCTTTACTAATTCAGCATGGTTATGAAACCCTGGCGGTGGATAATATTCAAGAAAAAATGAATATTTGGTCAGACAGTGAGCGAGATTTTCTACTGCCAAATAAAGATATAGCTATAGATTTACACTGGCGATTAACACCGCGATTTTTTGCTTTAGAAATACCTTTTGAACAACTGTGGGAACGTCGTCAGTTAGTGAATTTGTTAGATACTAATGTTGCTACCTTATCTCCCGAAGACTTGCTATTAGTATTGTGCGTTCATGGTGCTAAAGAATGCTGGTCACAATTAAAGTGGATTTGTGATATCGCTGAGTTATTGCAAACTTACAAACATCTCAATTGGCAGGCTGTTGAGGAGCGATCGCAAATATTACACTGTCATCGAATGCTACTTTTAGGGCTGAAACTGGCTCAAGATTTGTTACAAGCCCCCATTCCCCAATCTTTACAAACCGCAATCATCCAAGACACTTGCTTACCTGGTTTGTGTCAACAAGTGATCAATCGCTTATTCTCACATCCTCTGCCCTTAGCGACAACTTGGCAAACAACAATGTTTCGTTTGCGAGTCCGCGATCGCAGTTGGGATTGGGTACAGTATTTTGTTTGGCGGTTGTTAATTCCCAATGTGCGCGATCGGCGTTTATTCAACCTTCCAGATTCACTCTCTTTCTTGTATTACCTCATCAGACCAATCCGCTTATCTGTTAAACAATTAATTAAAGCGATAATCAAAAAAATTTGA
- a CDS encoding penicillin acylase family protein encodes MNPRYSYIKSRKKRWLYQGFRLVVMTLLVLGVLLGGFAIYTVRRSFPQASGTIHLPGLKAEVTVQRDQWGVPHIYASNTHDLFMVQGYIHTQDRFWQMDFWRHIGSGRLAEIFGKSQVETDRYLRTMGWDRVAQQEIQQMNGQMQADLQAYADGVNAYLADHQGSALSLEYAVLQLLNPRYKPEPWQPLHSLTWGKVMAYDLGRNFQSEIERTILLKSLSPQQVEELFPPYPKNLPVILPELQTDPVDKVKENLPPNFPIAIASTLESTIPAIKALEELIGATGVGIGSNNWVISGERTVTKKPILANDPHLAVQIPSIWYEVGLHCTNKNAECPYNVTGFSFAGMLGVIVGHSDRIAWGVTNVQSDVMDLYIEKINPNNPNQYEVNGKWVDMQLVPQTIQVAGSQPILHTVRYTRHGPILSDVSPNLQQFPSQPSLPIPQQYAVALRWTALETSRLAYSITGINRAQNWPEFRAAAKDFDIAAQNLVYADIDGNIGYQMPGKMPIRAQGNGRYPVPGWTDEYEWQSYIDFAKLPHSFNPQQGYIATANNLVAENYPDVITTDWVYGYRAARITEMVNQNNQDISIEDVLEIQGDNKNLIAQILVPLLQNISLDNQRLETARKLLIDWNFQLEMSSPAAALFEVFWKHLLVAAFHDNLPIEFYPDGGDRWYAVVQNLVTQPDSFWWDNSKTPQRENRDQILQQALKDAVTELESLQGKDAQKWNWGKLHTITFRHATLGKSGVPPIEALFNRGAFATSGNGETVNANRWRANKSFEVTDIPSLRMIVDLGNLDQSLAIHTPGQSGHAFHQHYVDMVEPWQKIEYHQMLWENETIKANTRTTLKLIPKSHAIDVQARIINRR; translated from the coding sequence ATGAATCCACGCTATTCATATATCAAAAGCAGAAAAAAACGTTGGTTATACCAAGGATTCCGACTTGTTGTCATGACGCTGCTAGTGTTAGGAGTATTGCTAGGGGGATTTGCCATTTACACTGTCCGGCGTTCTTTTCCCCAAGCAAGCGGCACAATTCATCTACCTGGACTAAAAGCAGAGGTGACAGTCCAACGAGATCAATGGGGAGTTCCTCATATATATGCAAGTAACACCCATGATTTATTCATGGTACAGGGCTATATACATACCCAAGACCGTTTTTGGCAAATGGACTTTTGGCGACATATTGGTTCTGGGCGGTTGGCAGAAATTTTTGGTAAGTCCCAGGTAGAAACAGATAGATATCTGCGGACAATGGGTTGGGACAGGGTAGCACAGCAAGAAATTCAGCAAATGAATGGGCAGATGCAGGCTGATTTGCAAGCTTATGCTGACGGTGTGAATGCTTATTTGGCAGATCATCAAGGTAGCGCCTTGAGTTTAGAATATGCGGTGTTGCAGTTACTTAATCCCCGCTATAAACCAGAACCTTGGCAACCTCTACACTCGTTAACTTGGGGTAAGGTGATGGCTTACGATTTGGGGAGGAATTTTCAAAGTGAAATTGAACGGACTATTTTGTTAAAAAGTCTGTCACCACAGCAGGTTGAAGAACTGTTTCCGCCTTACCCAAAAAATTTACCTGTGATTTTGCCAGAGTTGCAAACTGATCCCGTTGATAAAGTCAAAGAAAATTTACCACCTAATTTCCCAATTGCGATCGCCTCTACTTTAGAGTCAACTATCCCAGCAATCAAGGCGTTGGAAGAACTTATCGGTGCGACGGGAGTTGGTATCGGTTCTAATAATTGGGTAATATCTGGTGAACGCACAGTTACTAAGAAACCAATTTTGGCAAATGATCCACATTTAGCTGTGCAGATTCCTTCGATTTGGTATGAGGTGGGACTGCATTGTACAAATAAGAATGCTGAATGTCCTTATAACGTGACGGGTTTTTCCTTTGCGGGAATGTTAGGGGTGATTGTTGGTCATAGCGATCGCATTGCTTGGGGTGTGACTAACGTACAATCTGATGTGATGGATTTATATATCGAAAAAATCAATCCCAACAATCCCAATCAATACGAAGTTAATGGGAAATGGGTAGATATGCAGCTTGTTCCACAAACCATCCAAGTTGCAGGTAGTCAGCCAATTCTGCATACAGTCCGCTACACGCGACACGGGCCAATTCTTTCCGATGTTTCACCCAATTTGCAACAATTTCCATCGCAGCCATCACTCCCAATCCCACAACAATATGCTGTAGCTTTGCGTTGGACAGCTTTAGAAACTTCAAGATTAGCTTACTCAATTACTGGCATAAATCGCGCTCAAAATTGGCCAGAATTTCGTGCTGCTGCGAAGGATTTTGATATCGCTGCTCAAAATTTAGTTTATGCAGATATAGATGGCAATATTGGCTATCAAATGCCCGGCAAAATGCCAATTCGCGCCCAGGGAAATGGGCGTTATCCGGTTCCAGGTTGGACAGATGAATATGAATGGCAAAGCTATATTGATTTTGCCAAGTTACCCCATAGCTTTAATCCCCAACAAGGCTATATAGCCACCGCTAACAATTTAGTAGCAGAAAATTATCCTGATGTGATTACAACCGATTGGGTATATGGCTATCGGGCGGCACGCATTACAGAAATGGTCAACCAAAACAATCAAGACATTTCTATTGAAGATGTGCTGGAAATTCAAGGTGATAATAAAAATTTAATTGCACAAATTTTAGTACCACTTTTGCAGAATATATCTTTGGATAATCAGCGTTTAGAAACAGCTAGAAAGTTATTAATAGATTGGAACTTTCAGCTAGAAATGTCATCACCAGCAGCGGCATTATTTGAAGTATTTTGGAAACATTTGCTAGTAGCTGCTTTTCATGATAATTTACCAATTGAATTTTATCCTGATGGGGGCGATCGCTGGTATGCTGTAGTGCAGAATTTAGTAACTCAGCCTGATAGTTTTTGGTGGGACAACAGTAAAACACCACAAAGAGAAAACCGCGACCAAATTTTGCAGCAAGCCTTAAAAGATGCGGTGACAGAATTAGAAAGTCTACAAGGTAAAGATGCACAAAAATGGAATTGGGGGAAATTGCACACCATTACTTTTCGTCATGCAACCTTAGGTAAATCTGGTGTTCCCCCTATTGAAGCATTATTTAATCGTGGTGCTTTTGCAACGTCAGGGAATGGCGAAACTGTCAATGCTAACCGTTGGCGAGCGAATAAATCTTTTGAAGTTACCGATATTCCTTCGCTGCGAATGATAGTAGACTTGGGCAACTTGGATCAATCACTGGCTATTCATACTCCCGGACAATCTGGACACGCCTTTCATCAACATTATGTAGATATGGTAGAACCTTGGCAGAAAATTGAATATCATCAGATGCTTTGGGAAAATGAGACTATTAAAGCTAATACAAGGACAACTTTGAAGTTAATTCCGAAATCTCATGCTATTGATGTACAAGCAAGAATAATTAACCGCAGATAA
- a CDS encoding PqqD family protein produces the protein MIPVARTENLLIQEVGEELIVYDEKRDTAHCLSAIAVCVWYLCNGQNTVETIARLLQEEFEFPPNQTVDWHGLVQLTLAELEQFHLLDAAVTEPLNSPQTSRRQVLKKVSLVGGFAIGSLFPAIKSIIVPTPAMAAPTGSSATTTTTTTTTTTTTTTAAPTTTQPPK, from the coding sequence ATGATTCCAGTGGCTCGCACCGAAAATTTATTGATTCAAGAAGTCGGAGAAGAGCTAATTGTTTATGATGAAAAGCGAGATACAGCCCATTGTCTCAGTGCGATCGCAGTGTGTGTCTGGTATCTCTGTAACGGTCAAAACACTGTCGAAACCATTGCACGTTTGCTACAAGAAGAGTTCGAGTTTCCACCAAATCAAACTGTTGATTGGCATGGTTTAGTTCAATTGACATTAGCTGAGTTAGAACAGTTTCACCTGTTAGATGCAGCCGTTACCGAACCCCTGAATAGTCCCCAAACTTCCCGCCGCCAAGTCCTCAAAAAAGTCAGTTTAGTAGGTGGCTTTGCCATTGGCTCTTTGTTTCCAGCCATTAAATCAATTATTGTTCCTACCCCAGCAATGGCCGCTCCCACTGGCTCTAGTGCCACGACAACAACTACTACAACGACAACCACCACCACTACAACTACAGCCGCGCCAACTACCACACAGCCTCCCAAGTAG
- a CDS encoding PAS domain S-box protein: MKRDSTGKFVNNWDSEKKQRFSISLTSTAWRSLDEEAHKQGISRSELIEYFARNLGNEPHPDFQEMQANAENALLKESLLQALEIEHTRFAAVLQQLPVGVLIADAATGKLVLANEQAKHIVGYDYEEFLELEEYVPITPFVAFRTDGQMYQPNDYPLARSLQIGEVVSNEELRLENDGRQTFISVNSAPIFNSQNQIVAAVAVLQDITERKQIEENLRQTEERLQLALSSAQIIAWDMDLITNHVVCSPNALWLWGREAGAAEDFMALIHPDDQQRIVQAAQKAAEGEIIYQQEYRIIAPDKTIRWINSQGRVYLDAAGRGVRIIGITVDITERKKLWEQVQHKERQQEFLIQLNDAIRPIQDSKEIMWQVVCAAGQHFQVSRCTYGEIDSTQEYVIVERDYCNGVSSVVGTHQMNSFGPEIIAELKQGRTIIVDDVDADPRTQGAGAAAFDLIQTKSLLCVPLVKQGKFIALLVLHHIAPRHWQQEEVTLIEQIAEQTWLAVERSRAEAELRESEAHLQLALNVGRMGSWDWDVQTGALHWSEGHFTVLGLQPYQCQPSYEVWQNRVHPNDLAQAEAKFQQAMQAKQEYHHEYRLRWLNGSIHWVEARGKFTYDLKGNPKNSIGVVIDITERKQIEQERERLLERERIARMRAETAQRQLTTIFETSPVGIALLDRQQRYIAINEALAKINGLTREQHLGHSIKELFGQVDPGIVAIFDEIYNTGDQFISLSLAINPPGRSDRTPGYYNVYYLPTINSNHQIEDVLAYVVDVTEQVRLERNQRFLAEASAVLASSLDYQTTLERVAQLAVPELADWCTVHIVKEDGVIEQIAVAHIEPAKLQWADQMRQKYPLNPDDPRGAAWTLRTGKSDFLPDIPDELLVQAAQNPEHLEILRSVGFKSVMTVPLKTQDKILGVISFIAAESGKRYDQSNLQLAEELARRASLAIDNAQLYRIAQRDHAKAEAANRIKDEFLAVLSHELRSPLNPILGWTRLLRSQRLDPKKADQALETIERNAKLQAQLIEDLLDVSRILQGKMSLNVAPVNLAATIEAALETVRLAAEAKNIQIQTTLNSLSGTVSGDPNRLQQVIWNLISNAVKFTPSGGQIEVQLEQVGMYAQIKVQDNGIGITPEFLPFVFEYFRQQDGATTRQFGGLGLGLAIVRHLTELHGGTVQADSPGQNLGAIFTVRLPLNVVDQALSSIRSNLEDAVDLTGMQILVVDDDADMRDLAEFILTEVGAQVTTADSALQALTYFNQSMPDLLISDIGMPEMDGYSLIRHIRQCPPEQGGTIPAIALSAYAGEINQQQALQAGFQQHVAKPIEPEELVRTIAILMGSRE; the protein is encoded by the coding sequence ATGAAGCGCGATTCAACGGGTAAGTTTGTTAACAACTGGGACTCAGAAAAAAAGCAACGATTTAGTATATCTCTGACCAGTACAGCATGGCGATCACTTGATGAAGAAGCGCACAAGCAAGGAATTTCACGTTCAGAATTGATTGAATACTTTGCCCGCAATTTAGGAAATGAGCCACATCCTGATTTTCAGGAAATGCAGGCCAATGCTGAGAATGCTTTATTAAAGGAAAGCTTGTTACAAGCACTGGAAATAGAACATACTCGCTTTGCTGCGGTTTTACAGCAGTTACCGGTCGGTGTATTAATTGCTGATGCGGCAACTGGTAAATTAGTGCTGGCTAATGAACAAGCCAAACATATTGTTGGTTACGACTATGAAGAGTTTCTAGAATTAGAAGAATACGTACCGATTACTCCATTTGTCGCTTTCCGCACGGATGGACAAATGTATCAACCTAATGATTATCCATTAGCGCGATCGCTCCAAATAGGTGAAGTTGTCTCTAACGAAGAATTGCGACTAGAAAATGATGGTCGCCAAACATTTATTAGTGTCAATTCGGCACCAATTTTCAATAGCCAAAATCAAATTGTGGCAGCTGTGGCTGTGCTGCAAGATATAACTGAGCGTAAGCAAATTGAAGAAAATCTGCGGCAAACAGAAGAACGCTTACAATTAGCTTTATCTTCAGCGCAGATCATCGCTTGGGACATGGATTTAATTACAAATCATGTGGTTTGTTCTCCCAATGCCCTTTGGCTTTGGGGAAGAGAAGCAGGTGCAGCAGAAGATTTTATGGCTTTGATTCATCCCGATGATCAGCAGCGAATTGTGCAAGCAGCCCAAAAAGCAGCTGAGGGAGAAATAATTTATCAGCAAGAATACCGGATCATTGCTCCCGACAAAACAATTCGTTGGATTAATAGTCAAGGCAGAGTTTACTTGGATGCAGCTGGACGGGGAGTGCGGATCATTGGCATCACCGTAGATATTACAGAGCGCAAAAAACTGTGGGAACAGGTGCAACACAAAGAAAGGCAACAGGAATTTTTAATTCAATTAAATGATGCGATTCGCCCAATTCAAGACTCAAAAGAAATTATGTGGCAAGTGGTGTGTGCCGCAGGTCAGCATTTCCAAGTGAGTAGGTGTACCTATGGTGAAATTGATTCTACCCAAGAATATGTAATTGTTGAGCGTGATTATTGCAATGGTGTAAGTAGTGTGGTTGGGACTCATCAGATGAATTCTTTTGGCCCAGAAATCATTGCTGAACTCAAGCAGGGCAGAACAATTATTGTAGATGATGTGGATGCTGATCCTCGAACTCAAGGTGCAGGCGCAGCTGCTTTTGATTTGATCCAAACTAAATCTTTGTTATGTGTGCCGTTAGTAAAACAAGGAAAGTTTATCGCTTTACTTGTTTTACATCATATTGCTCCGCGACATTGGCAACAGGAAGAAGTGACACTGATAGAGCAAATTGCCGAACAAACTTGGTTAGCTGTAGAGCGATCGCGTGCGGAAGCGGAATTACGAGAAAGTGAGGCACACCTGCAACTGGCGCTAAATGTTGGACGTATGGGTTCATGGGATTGGGATGTCCAAACTGGTGCATTACATTGGTCAGAAGGACACTTCACGGTGTTAGGTCTGCAACCATATCAATGTCAACCCAGTTATGAAGTTTGGCAGAATCGGGTGCATCCGAATGATTTAGCACAAGCTGAAGCAAAATTTCAGCAAGCTATGCAGGCAAAGCAAGAGTATCATCATGAATACCGTCTGCGTTGGTTAAATGGCTCAATTCATTGGGTAGAAGCCAGAGGAAAGTTTACTTACGATTTGAAGGGAAATCCGAAAAACTCGATTGGCGTAGTCATTGATATTACAGAACGCAAGCAAATAGAACAAGAACGAGAAAGATTACTAGAACGCGAACGCATTGCCCGAATGCGAGCAGAAACCGCACAACGCCAACTAACAACTATATTTGAAACTTCACCAGTAGGAATTGCTCTGTTAGATCGCCAACAGCGATATATTGCGATTAACGAAGCATTAGCCAAAATCAACGGATTAACTCGTGAACAACATCTAGGACATTCAATTAAGGAACTTTTTGGTCAAGTTGATCCGGGAATAGTTGCTATCTTTGATGAAATTTACAATACCGGAGATCAATTTATTTCCCTCAGCCTGGCGATCAATCCTCCTGGTCGGAGCGATCGCACTCCTGGTTACTACAATGTTTACTATCTGCCTACAATTAACTCCAACCATCAAATAGAAGATGTTTTAGCCTATGTGGTCGATGTGACTGAGCAAGTCAGATTAGAGCGGAACCAACGCTTTTTGGCAGAGGCGAGTGCAGTTTTAGCATCTTCTCTCGATTACCAAACTACCCTAGAGCGAGTCGCCCAACTGGCAGTACCGGAGTTAGCAGATTGGTGTACAGTCCACATCGTCAAAGAAGATGGTGTTATTGAACAGATTGCTGTAGCTCATATTGAACCAGCCAAACTCCAATGGGCTGACCAAATGCGACAAAAATATCCTCTCAATCCAGATGATCCTAGAGGCGCTGCCTGGACATTACGCACAGGCAAATCCGATTTCTTACCCGATATCCCTGATGAATTGCTAGTCCAAGCCGCCCAAAACCCAGAACATTTAGAAATTTTGCGTTCTGTTGGGTTTAAATCTGTGATGACAGTGCCATTAAAAACTCAAGATAAAATTTTGGGAGTAATTTCTTTTATTGCAGCAGAGTCGGGAAAACGCTATGACCAAAGCAATTTACAATTAGCAGAGGAACTAGCTCGCCGCGCTTCCTTAGCCATTGATAACGCTCAATTGTATCGCATTGCCCAACGCGATCACGCCAAAGCCGAAGCCGCTAACAGAATTAAAGATGAATTTCTCGCTGTACTGTCTCACGAATTGCGATCGCCCCTAAATCCGATTTTAGGCTGGACAAGGCTGCTGCGGAGTCAACGGCTAGACCCTAAAAAAGCTGACCAAGCATTAGAAACCATTGAACGTAATGCCAAGTTACAAGCACAATTAATCGAAGATTTATTAGATGTCTCGCGCATTCTCCAAGGCAAAATGTCGTTAAACGTTGCACCTGTGAATTTGGCTGCAACCATTGAAGCCGCCTTAGAAACAGTCCGACTCGCAGCAGAAGCGAAAAATATTCAAATCCAAACTACTCTTAACTCGCTTTCTGGTACAGTTTCCGGTGATCCCAACCGCTTACAACAAGTTATCTGGAACCTTATTTCTAACGCTGTCAAATTTACCCCCTCTGGAGGACAAATAGAAGTGCAGCTAGAGCAGGTGGGAATGTATGCTCAAATTAAAGTTCAAGATAACGGAATTGGCATTACTCCAGAGTTTTTACCATTCGTATTTGAATATTTCCGTCAGCAAGATGGCGCAACCACAAGACAATTCGGCGGATTGGGCTTAGGACTGGCTATTGTCCGCCATTTAACAGAACTGCATGGCGGCACAGTTCAAGCCGATAGTCCAGGGCAGAATTTAGGTGCAATCTTCACTGTGAGATTGCCATTAAATGTTGTTGACCAAGCATTATCCTCAATTCGTAGCAATTTGGAGGATGCAGTTGATCTCACGGGTATGCAGATATTAGTTGTAGATGATGATGCAGATATGCGTGACTTAGCCGAATTTATCCTCACCGAAGTTGGCGCACAAGTTACTACCGCTGATTCAGCTTTACAAGCATTGACTTACTTCAATCAATCTATGCCGGATTTACTAATTTCTGATATTGGGATGCCAGAAATGGATGGCTATTCCTTGATTCGGCACATTAGACAATGTCCACCCGAACAAGGCGGAACTATACCTGCGATCGCACTTTCTGCTTATGCAGGTGAAATCAACCAACAACAAGCACTGCAAGCCGGATTTCAACAACATGTAGCCAAACCTATTGAACCAGAAGAGTTAGTCAGAACAATTGCAATATTGATGGGGAGTAGGGAGTAG